A single Chryseobacterium sp. DNA region contains:
- the miaA gene encoding tRNA (adenosine(37)-N6)-dimethylallyltransferase MiaA, with translation MKKKNLISVVGPTGIGKTRLAIDLAQHFNTEIVSCDSRQFFKEMKIGTAAPSEEELSAAPHHFIGNLSVEEYYSIGQYEEDALQKLNELFKDHETVILVGGSMMYEKAVIEGLNDLPEADAENQEKLQFILEQEGIEKLQEMLKELDPEYFNGVDIHNHRRLLRAIDVIWQTGKKYSEQIAVSQDSRDFKVIRIGIEAPREELYDRINRRVDIMMEKGLLDEVKGLEKFKDLTALNTVGYSELFKYFDGEWDLDFAVSEIKKNSRRYAKRQLTWYRKADDIHYLQLGYSQQDFEDLLQWISELFHK, from the coding sequence GTGAAAAAGAAAAATTTGATTTCTGTAGTAGGACCCACCGGAATTGGTAAAACAAGATTGGCAATTGATTTGGCTCAGCATTTCAATACAGAGATCGTTTCCTGTGATTCCCGGCAGTTTTTTAAGGAAATGAAAATAGGGACTGCAGCGCCTTCTGAGGAAGAACTGAGCGCAGCACCTCATCATTTTATCGGAAACCTTTCCGTAGAAGAATACTATTCTATCGGGCAGTATGAAGAAGATGCCCTGCAAAAGCTTAATGAACTTTTTAAAGATCACGAGACGGTCATACTTGTCGGTGGAAGTATGATGTATGAAAAAGCAGTAATTGAAGGATTGAATGATCTGCCTGAAGCAGATGCTGAAAATCAGGAAAAACTACAGTTCATTCTGGAGCAGGAAGGTATAGAGAAACTTCAGGAAATGCTGAAAGAACTCGATCCCGAATATTTCAATGGGGTAGATATTCACAATCACCGACGGTTGTTGAGAGCAATTGATGTGATCTGGCAGACCGGTAAAAAATATTCTGAACAGATTGCTGTTTCCCAGGATTCCAGAGATTTTAAGGTCATCAGGATAGGCATTGAAGCGCCAAGGGAAGAACTGTATGACAGAATCAACCGGAGAGTGGATATCATGATGGAAAAAGGGCTGTTGGATGAGGTAAAGGGGCTGGAAAAATTCAAAGACCTTACTGCCCTGAATACCGTTGGCTATTCTGAGCTGTTCAAATATTTTGATGGGGAATGGGATCTTGATTTTGCGGTGTCTGAAATTAAAAAGAACAGCCGCAGGTATGCGAAGCGCCAGCTTACCTGGTATAGAAAGGCGGATGATATCCACTATTTACAGTTAGGATATTCTCAACAGGATTTTGAAGATCTGCTTCAATGGATTAGTGAGCTGTTTCACAAATAG